A window of Nodosilinea sp. FACHB-141 contains these coding sequences:
- a CDS encoding heme-copper oxidase subunit III produces MSTANLDPTLNAHSVHAAEHEEEDHRMFGFIVFLLSESVIFLSFFVGYTVYKTNITDWLPSGVEGLEVREPLINTIVLVSSSFVIYFAERFLHKENLWGFRAFWLLTMAMGSFFLYGQAVEWMGLPFGFTDGVFGGTFYLLTGFHGLHVMTGVLLQGIMLGRSFLPNNYAGGEFGVAATSLFWHFVDVIWIILFILIYVWQ; encoded by the coding sequence GTGAGCACAGCTAACCTTGACCCTACCCTCAATGCCCACAGCGTCCATGCTGCCGAGCACGAAGAAGAAGACCATCGCATGTTTGGCTTCATTGTCTTTCTGCTGTCAGAAAGCGTGATTTTCTTGAGCTTTTTTGTAGGCTACACCGTCTACAAAACCAACATCACCGATTGGCTGCCCTCTGGGGTTGAGGGATTGGAGGTGCGCGAACCGCTGATCAATACCATCGTGCTGGTGTCGAGCAGTTTTGTGATTTACTTTGCCGAGCGGTTTTTGCACAAAGAAAATCTCTGGGGCTTTCGCGCCTTTTGGCTGCTGACTATGGCCATGGGCAGCTTCTTTCTCTATGGCCAGGCGGTGGAGTGGATGGGGCTGCCCTTTGGCTTTACCGACGGCGTGTTCGGCGGCACATTTTATCTGCTGACTGGTTTCCATGGCCTGCACGTGATGACCGGCGTGCTCTTGCAGGGGATTATGCTGGGGCGATCGTTTTTGCCCAACAACTACGCTGGCGGCGAGTTTGGCGTGGCGGCCACCTCCCTGTTCTGGCACTTTGTGGATGTCATCTGGATCATCCTGTTTATCTTGATCTACGTTTGGCAGTAA
- the ctaD gene encoding cytochrome c oxidase subunit I encodes MSNASLDAIAAKSDQPFPGAPNNWRRFFSFSTDHKVIGIQYMVTAFVFFLIGGLLAMVMRGELITPEADLVDRTVYNALFTMHGTIMLFMWTFPMLNGLSNYLVPLMIGARDMAFPRLNAAAFWLVPVFGTLLMASFFVPGGPSQSGWWAYPPVSLQNPTGNLINGQVLWLLAVALSGVSSIMGAVNFVTTIFRMRAPGMGWFRMPAFCWTVLSAQMIQLFGLPSLTAGAVMLLLDLTAGTSFFDPAKGGDPVLYQHFFWFYSHPAVYVIILPIFGTFSEVFPVYARKPLFGYRFVVVSSVIITVLSAMVWVHHMFASGTPSWMRMLFMFSTMLISVPTGVKVFAWVATVWGGKLRLDTPMLFALGGLVCFLFAGITGVMLGAVPFDIHVNNTYFVVGHFHYVIYGATVMGIYAAIYHWFPKMTGHMYYEGLGKLHFALTFIGVNLNFFPMHPLGLMGMPRRVSSYDPEFAYWNVIASLGGFLLGVSTLPFILNIVSSWVLGKRAPANPWNAIGLEWLIPSPPPVENFEEIPIVVSGPYGYGSNESLVSNNPAGELISEHS; translated from the coding sequence ATGAGTAATGCGTCGCTCGATGCGATCGCCGCCAAGAGCGATCAGCCGTTTCCCGGTGCCCCCAACAACTGGCGACGGTTTTTCAGCTTCAGCACCGACCACAAAGTGATCGGCATCCAGTACATGGTCACCGCCTTTGTGTTCTTCCTGATTGGCGGGCTGCTGGCCATGGTCATGCGGGGCGAACTGATTACCCCCGAGGCCGACCTGGTCGATCGCACCGTCTACAACGCCCTGTTCACCATGCACGGCACCATCATGCTGTTCATGTGGACCTTCCCGATGCTGAACGGGCTGTCTAACTACCTGGTGCCTTTAATGATTGGGGCGCGGGACATGGCCTTTCCCCGGCTCAACGCCGCCGCCTTCTGGCTGGTGCCAGTGTTTGGCACCCTGCTAATGGCGAGCTTTTTTGTGCCCGGAGGGCCGTCGCAGTCGGGCTGGTGGGCCTACCCCCCGGTCAGCCTACAAAACCCCACTGGAAACTTAATCAACGGCCAAGTGCTGTGGCTGCTAGCGGTGGCTCTCTCAGGGGTGTCGTCGATTATGGGGGCGGTCAACTTTGTCACTACCATCTTTCGCATGCGGGCACCGGGCATGGGCTGGTTTAGAATGCCTGCCTTCTGCTGGACGGTACTCAGCGCCCAGATGATTCAGCTGTTTGGTCTGCCTTCGCTAACGGCGGGGGCCGTGATGCTGCTGCTGGATTTGACGGCGGGCACTAGCTTCTTTGACCCGGCCAAGGGCGGTGACCCGGTGCTGTACCAGCACTTCTTTTGGTTCTACTCCCACCCGGCGGTTTACGTGATTATTCTGCCGATCTTCGGCACATTTTCGGAAGTTTTTCCGGTCTACGCCCGCAAGCCCCTGTTTGGCTATCGGTTTGTCGTGGTGTCGTCAGTGATCATCACCGTGCTCAGCGCCATGGTGTGGGTGCACCACATGTTTGCCAGCGGCACCCCTAGCTGGATGCGGATGCTGTTCATGTTCTCCACCATGCTGATCTCGGTGCCTACCGGGGTGAAGGTGTTCGCCTGGGTGGCCACGGTGTGGGGCGGCAAGCTGCGGCTTGATACCCCCATGCTGTTTGCCCTGGGCGGCCTGGTCTGCTTTTTGTTTGCTGGCATTACCGGGGTGATGCTGGGGGCGGTGCCCTTCGATATTCACGTCAACAATACCTATTTCGTGGTGGGCCACTTCCACTACGTGATCTATGGCGCGACGGTGATGGGCATCTACGCTGCCATCTACCACTGGTTCCCCAAGATGACCGGCCACATGTACTACGAGGGCTTAGGCAAGCTGCACTTTGCCCTCACTTTTATTGGTGTCAACCTCAACTTCTTCCCCATGCACCCCCTGGGGCTGATGGGCATGCCCCGGCGAGTATCTTCCTACGACCCCGAATTTGCCTACTGGAACGTGATCGCTAGCTTGGGCGGCTTTTTGCTGGGAGTCTCGACCCTGCCCTTCATTCTCAATATCGTTAGCTCCTGGGTGCTGGGCAAGCGCGCTCCAGCCAACCCTTGGAATGCGATCGGTTTGGAGTGGCTAATTCCCTCGCCGCCGCCGGTTGAAAATTTTGAAGAAATCCCAATTGTCGTGTCTGGCCCCTATGGCTACGGCTCTAACGAATCTTTAGTTTCCAACAATCCCGCTGGAGAGTTGATCAGTGAGCACAGCTAA
- a CDS encoding cytochrome c oxidase subunit II, translating to MTTPTTPKKPRSLSFRTVAQLVALAIADAAVSLWVGRQAYLWMPPQASAEAVLVDDLFGFLTTIGSFIFLGVTTALLYSVLFQRADKYDISDGPPVEGNLLVEILWTTIPLGLVIWIATYSYQIYDQMAILGPMEHMNHVPQLGLMPSAEAATLPAVPERTPIEVHVRQWAWEFHYPDQNIVSTELHLPVNERARLKLISEDVLHGFYVPAFRVKQDVIPGSTIDFGFMPIREGRYRLRDSDYSGTYFAANQGVVVVESEESYQQWLADAAAQPLTEADNRAFREFTKLGDRPISAGWKTVEPAPPPRVNFASSEEDSYE from the coding sequence ATGACGACACCGACGACACCGAAAAAACCCCGTAGTCTTTCCTTTCGCACCGTGGCGCAGCTGGTCGCCCTGGCGATCGCCGATGCCGCAGTCAGCCTCTGGGTTGGTCGCCAGGCCTATCTTTGGATGCCGCCCCAAGCCTCAGCTGAGGCAGTGCTGGTTGACGACCTATTTGGCTTTTTAACCACCATCGGCAGCTTCATCTTTTTGGGGGTCACCACCGCGCTGCTGTATTCGGTGCTGTTTCAGCGGGCCGACAAGTACGACATCAGCGATGGCCCCCCGGTGGAAGGCAACCTGCTGGTTGAAATTCTCTGGACCACCATTCCCCTGGGGCTGGTGATCTGGATTGCTACCTACAGCTACCAGATCTATGACCAAATGGCGATTCTTGGCCCAATGGAGCACATGAACCACGTGCCCCAATTGGGCCTGATGCCCTCCGCCGAGGCGGCAACCCTGCCTGCGGTGCCCGAGAGAACCCCGATCGAAGTTCACGTACGCCAGTGGGCCTGGGAGTTTCACTACCCCGATCAAAATATCGTCAGCACCGAACTACATCTGCCGGTAAACGAGCGGGCCAGGCTAAAGCTGATCTCCGAAGACGTGCTGCATGGGTTCTATGTGCCCGCCTTTCGCGTTAAGCAGGATGTGATTCCCGGCAGCACCATTGACTTTGGCTTTATGCCCATCCGCGAAGGGCGCTACCGGCTGCGCGACTCTGACTACAGCGGCACCTATTTTGCCGCCAACCAGGGCGTCGTGGTGGTCGAGTCGGAGGAATCTTACCAGCAGTGGCTGGCCGATGCCGCCGCTCAGCCCCTCACTGAGGCCGACAATCGCGCCTTTCGCGAGTTTACTAAACTGGGCGATCGCCCCATCAGCGCCGGCTGGAAAACCGTCGAACCCGCCCCGCCCCCCCGTGTAAATTTCGCCAGCTCTGAGGAAGATAGCTATGAGTAA
- a CDS encoding DUF2231 domain-containing protein: MIVWFLAATGANDLPYAIPIHPNLVHLTLGLFIVAIGFDIVGALFPLEKRVFKFLAIPATRSNLFDVGWYNMVAAAVITFFTVAAGFYEILLADMSVPGVSAWGLGIKDTMVWHGLGGVLILTLIVAMTIWRGFQRYVWRQDRARQVQWSYLLLGLVVFALMFAQGTLGAHLGGDFGVHVTAAELLRSGGDPNQI; this comes from the coding sequence GTGATTGTTTGGTTTTTGGCGGCTACAGGGGCTAACGACCTGCCCTATGCCATTCCCATTCACCCCAACCTGGTGCACTTGACGCTGGGTCTGTTTATTGTGGCGATTGGCTTTGATATTGTAGGGGCGCTGTTTCCCTTAGAAAAGCGGGTATTTAAGTTTCTGGCAATTCCAGCCACCCGCTCCAACTTGTTTGATGTGGGCTGGTACAACATGGTGGCCGCCGCCGTCATCACATTCTTCACCGTTGCCGCTGGCTTCTACGAAATTTTGCTGGCTGACATGTCGGTGCCTGGGGTCAGCGCTTGGGGCTTGGGAATCAAGGACACCATGGTCTGGCACGGTTTGGGAGGCGTGCTCATTCTAACGCTGATTGTAGCCATGACCATATGGCGAGGGTTTCAGCGCTATGTGTGGCGGCAGGATCGGGCTCGCCAGGTGCAGTGGAGCTACCTGCTATTGGGGCTCGTTGTCTTTGCGCTAATGTTTGCCCAAGGCACTCTGGGCGCTCATTTGGGGGGTGATTTTGGGGTGCACGTCACGGCTGCTGAGCTGCTGCGATCAGGGGGCGACCCCAATCAGATCTAG